In Bacteroidales bacterium, a genomic segment contains:
- the kdsB gene encoding 3-deoxy-manno-octulosonate cytidylyltransferase, with translation MSDKTTNFAALIPARYASSRFPGKPLVDIYGKPMIQHVYERASEIFEQCAIATDDKRIADAVKAFDGKFIMTASHHQSGTDRCAEASEIALKELGWKIDVVVNIQGDEPFMKAEQLRQICACFDNENTQIATLIKKIETETELFDINKPKVVVDTNGRAIYFSRNPIPFMRGKSKDQWLNNHVYYKHIGMYAYRLNALRDISKLKSGKLEIAESLEQLRWIENGLMIQTSLTDIENLSVDTPEDLAQLLSKGNL, from the coding sequence ATGTCAGACAAAACAACTAATTTCGCTGCCCTCATACCTGCTCGTTATGCAAGTTCTCGCTTTCCAGGCAAACCCCTAGTGGATATTTACGGCAAACCCATGATACAACATGTTTATGAACGTGCTTCAGAGATTTTTGAACAGTGCGCTATAGCAACGGACGACAAGCGTATAGCTGATGCTGTAAAGGCTTTTGATGGTAAGTTTATTATGACAGCTTCACATCATCAAAGCGGAACAGATAGATGTGCAGAGGCTTCTGAAATTGCTTTAAAAGAGCTTGGTTGGAAAATAGATGTTGTAGTAAATATTCAAGGCGATGAGCCTTTTATGAAAGCAGAGCAACTGAGACAGATTTGTGCCTGTTTCGATAATGAAAACACGCAAATAGCAACACTTATTAAGAAAATAGAAACGGAGACAGAGCTTTTTGATATTAACAAACCCAAGGTAGTGGTAGATACAAATGGTAGAGCAATTTATTTTAGTAGAAACCCGATTCCTTTCATGCGCGGAAAATCAAAAGACCAGTGGTTAAACAATCATGTTTATTACAAGCATATTGGGATGTATGCTTACCGTTTGAACGCACTGCGTGATATTTCAAAACTAAAGTCGGGGAAATTAGAAATTGCAGAATCACTAGAACAACTTCGCTGGATTGAAAATGGACTCATGATACAAACCTCATTAACAGATATCGAAAATCTTTCAGTTGACACACCAGAAGATTTAGCACAACTTCTTTCAAAAGGGAACCTTTGA
- a CDS encoding (d)CMP kinase, translated as MKNIVIAVDGFSSCGKSTLAKDIAKELGLIYIDTGAMYRGATLLAMEHNLIHNNTVDEEKLIEILKSTSMVFKKVGEQVQLYLNDRNVENEIRSMEVSNNVSPVSTIAEVRNILVDRQRELGKSMNVILDGRDIGTVVFPNADIKLFITASPEIRAQRRYDEMKKKGENVTFAEVAKNIQSRDFIDQNREVSPLKKADDAYVIDNSNLSKHEQLQQAISIIKSKRPDIFKE; from the coding sequence ATGAAAAACATTGTAATTGCAGTTGATGGCTTTTCTTCATGTGGGAAAAGCACGTTAGCCAAAGATATAGCAAAAGAACTTGGATTAATATATATCGATACTGGAGCAATGTACCGCGGTGCCACTCTTCTCGCAATGGAACATAACCTAATACACAACAACACTGTCGATGAAGAAAAACTTATCGAAATACTTAAATCAACCTCTATGGTTTTTAAAAAAGTTGGAGAGCAAGTTCAGTTGTACTTAAATGACAGAAATGTTGAAAATGAAATACGGTCAATGGAGGTGTCAAATAATGTAAGCCCAGTAAGCACAATAGCTGAAGTTCGCAATATATTAGTTGATAGACAACGTGAATTAGGAAAATCGATGAATGTAATACTTGATGGTCGTGACATTGGTACCGTTGTCTTCCCAAATGCTGATATTAAGTTGTTTATAACCGCCTCACCTGAAATACGAGCTCAACGGCGTTACGACGAAATGAAAAAAAAAGGCGAGAATGTAACTTTTGCCGAAGTGGCAAAAAATATTCAAAGTCGCGATTTTATTGATCAAAACCGCGAAGTAAGCCCACTAAAAAAAGCCGATGATGCCTATGTAATTGACAATAGCAATTTGAGCAAACATGAGCAATTACAACAAGCTATATCAATTATTAAATCAAAACGTCCTGATATTTTTAAAGAATAA
- a CDS encoding DUF1987 domain-containing protein, with the protein MTTKNLKIEATRQTPGIHFDCKAGVFHIFGQSYPEDTNEVYRPIFEWLSDFEPEQGKQYIVKINMKYYNTASSKKLFELLRAFNKLYRDNYLFTVQWCYNKEDEDILESGKYFEDLTELPFEYIVNMQ; encoded by the coding sequence ATGACAACTAAAAATTTAAAAATAGAAGCTACTCGTCAGACACCAGGTATTCATTTCGATTGTAAGGCGGGGGTATTTCATATTTTTGGACAATCATATCCAGAAGACACTAATGAGGTTTATAGACCTATTTTTGAATGGTTGTCAGACTTCGAGCCAGAGCAAGGTAAGCAATATATCGTTAAGATAAATATGAAGTATTACAATACTGCGTCATCGAAGAAGCTATTTGAGTTGCTCAGAGCTTTTAATAAATTGTATAGAGACAATTATTTGTTTACAGTGCAGTGGTGCTATAACAAAGAAGACGAAGATATTTTAGAGTCAGGAAAATATTTTGAAGATTTAACAGAGTTGCCATTTGAGTATATTGTAAATATGCAGTAG
- a CDS encoding deoxynucleoside kinase, with protein sequence MSKKSNITASTKKGKHIAIAGNIGSGKTTLTALLAKHMGYEPRYEDVDDNPYLFDFYDDMQRWSFNLQIFFLNKRLNQIIDIRNCGSNVVQDRTIYEDAHIFAPNLHSMGLMSSRDFENYFSLFKLMSSLVSPPDLVIYLRASVAKLVAQIQKRGREYENSIRLDYLKGLNQQYEEWAANYKDGKLLIIDVDECDFENNPEDLSYVIDKINGELHGLFK encoded by the coding sequence ATGAGTAAAAAGTCTAACATAACAGCTTCAACAAAAAAAGGTAAGCATATTGCAATTGCTGGAAATATAGGATCAGGAAAAACAACTCTTACTGCATTGTTAGCAAAGCATATGGGATATGAGCCGCGTTACGAAGACGTTGACGATAATCCATATCTGTTTGATTTTTATGACGATATGCAACGATGGTCGTTTAATCTTCAAATATTTTTCTTAAACAAGAGATTAAATCAAATTATTGATATTCGCAATTGTGGAAGCAATGTAGTTCAAGATAGAACCATATACGAAGATGCGCATATTTTTGCACCCAATTTACACTCTATGGGTTTGATGTCATCACGTGATTTTGAGAACTATTTTAGCCTTTTTAAATTAATGAGTTCGCTTGTGTCACCTCCTGATTTGGTTATTTATTTACGTGCATCGGTGGCGAAACTCGTAGCACAAATACAAAAACGAGGTCGTGAGTATGAAAACTCTATAAGATTAGATTATCTTAAGGGTTTAAATCAACAATACGAAGAATGGGCGGCCAACTATAAAGATGGCAAATTGTTGATTATTGATGTTGACGAATGCGACTTTGAAAATAATCCCGAAGATTTAAGCTATGTAATCGACAAGATTAATGGCGAGCTTCATGGACTCTTTAAATAA
- a CDS encoding leucine-rich repeat protein: MDYPLKNVNLSFVVLPCTKSKPQIANLFAIFLSVLLLGFSALQVQAQNLTVKITKTDSTSSTVTGAASLQGAIGITPLGEVAKLEISAGDFVTTDWNWLRANRTALKALTHFTITDSINSVADIPDTEYGNPYFSRKINELSMAKIARVGMHTFMGCNALTTISFPNLTSIGGFAFRGCTALSTANFPLVTSIGGRAFIYCTALSSVNFPLAMSIGFEAFSGCTSLSATKFPQVTSIDSYAFLDCVTLNNLMLGATPPVVYETNAFENCPDNRFLIPINASGTPLTGQDLTNALASYKNIDDGNTNDSLWYGWIIEPPHPIVINPSSYGTVSSIYPCAPAGITVALIVTPDAGYILQSLRYTKHSGGGAITIDTSSCTFTMPNDGVTVSATFAPNLLVTVNDSIYKSGTSLENALSGIALNQITSLTITGGPFYLNNWYWLQNNRNNLNALTHFTITDGVVSIADVPTVEGWEHRSIFGKQIIKLCVAKVTGIGGYAFQGCSALNTAYFPQVTSIGGNAFENCIALANAGFPLATSISGGAFFGCTTLINLMLGATPPENVGTNPFNGCPDTRYLIPVNADGTPLSGQDLTNALASYKNVDDGNTGDSLWYGWKLGETLFPVEINYIGSGTVTGSYRYAPAGATVKLSIIPEAGNMLQSISCVKFGGDEVDIDMSSYTFSMPAERVTVNAIFAPNVLHLTVNDSIIKSGTSLENALDGVELGDITSLTIMGGAFFATDWNWLKDNRTALASLTYFTITDGVTSVADIPNTQWGTPYFSNHLKELSVAKIANIGNYAFSGRPLTTANFPQVTGIGDGAFRDCALLSTTNFPKVTSIGWGGFYDCTALTTISFPQVTSIGEYAFTHCNTIKTASFPQVTSIGNNAFFSCRLLANLMLGATPPVSVGADVFAYCPTNRFLIPVDESGIPLTGTNLTDALASYKNIDDGNTNDSLWYGWIIEPTHPIAINPTNNGTVDAPQYASAGATVTLIVTPDAGYILQNLICTKQGGEEVDIDMNSYAFTMPNEGVTISATFVPNLLVTVNGSNNKSGTSLENALSEVTLGEITSLTITGGPFFESDWNWLKNKRTELNNLTHFTITSDPVSVADIPDTYSNIPYFGEQIIELNVAKIANIGNFAFSGCTALSTASFPQVTSISWNAFENCTALTVTNFPQVTDIGTSAFFGCTAFSAANFSQITSIGNSAFANCTALTNLMLGATPPVNVGTNAFSGCPDTRFLIPVNTDGTPLTGQELTNALSSYKNIDDGDTNDNLWYGWKLGETLYPITINPASNGTVNSSYRYAPADATVTLTPIPDAGYILQSLICVKQGGGEVTIDMNNHSFTMPNDSVTVSATFVPNLLVTVNGSNNKSGNSLENALDGIALDQIISLTITGGPFMANDWNWLKDNRDTLTALTHFTITNDAISVADIPNEWDPYFGEQIIEVSVTKVVSIGNYAFYGCTALTTISFPQVTSIGLNVFQNCTALSTASFPQATTIRAGAFYNCTSLGTANFPQVTSIGNVAFAFCTTLITANFPQVTNIGEYAFKGCTILSTACFPQVTNIEGEAFHGCIALSNLMLGAIPPSVANTNVFSGCPDTRFLIPVNADGTPLTGQELTNALASYKNTDDGDTNDNLWYGWKLGEALYHITINPANNGTVSSSYSYAPADATVTLTPTPDVGYILQSLTCTKQGGGEVPIDMNSHTFTMPNDGVIINATFVPNLLVTVNGSNNKSGTSLENALDGVALDQIISLTITGGPFFASDWNWLKNNRDTLTALIHFTITDDASSLADIPDTYSNSPYFGEQIIEVNVDKVASIGDYAFSGCTTLSIARFPQVTGIGNNAFQGCVTFSNLMLGATPPSVADTNVFSDCPDTRFLIPVNSDGTPLTGQELTNALASYKNINDGDTNDNLWYGWKLGETLYTITINPTNNGTVSSSYRYAPANTTVTITISPNIGYRLKEGSLRAYKTGEESTTVTITNCEFTMPAYGITIECEFELIPIIEQFTITFATPENGTLSVKQGTTELSSGAQVDKDSEITITATPNTGYKIDTLTVNGAAFESGGTHIVIADVEIVAVFTEGTSINTNVVTTFILYPNPTNGKVNIEGLQQPANITVYNIAGVAMHTQQLNPAETLDLGHLPGGVYMIHVNNTTTLRVVKQ, encoded by the coding sequence ATGGATTACCCATTAAAAAACGTTAATCTTTCTTTTGTGGTGCTACCCTGCACCAAAAGTAAACCCCAAATTGCAAACCTTTTTGCAATTTTTTTATCTGTTCTATTGTTGGGCTTTAGTGCACTGCAGGTACAAGCCCAGAATCTTACTGTAAAAATTACCAAAACCGACAGTACTAGTAGCACAGTAACTGGTGCGGCCTCCTTGCAGGGAGCCATTGGCATCACGCCATTGGGAGAAGTGGCAAAGCTTGAAATCTCGGCCGGCGATTTTGTCACAACTGACTGGAACTGGCTCAGGGCTAATCGTACCGCTCTTAAAGCCCTCACGCACTTTACCATAACCGACAGCATTAATAGCGTAGCAGATATTCCCGATACCGAATATGGAAATCCCTATTTCAGTAGGAAAATTAATGAACTGAGCATGGCTAAAATTGCGAGGGTTGGGATGCATACATTCATGGGCTGCAACGCTCTCACTACAATCAGTTTCCCGAATCTGACTAGTATTGGCGGCTTTGCGTTCCGTGGTTGCACCGCTCTTAGCACTGCTAACTTCCCGCTGGTAACGAGCATTGGAGGACGAGCGTTCATATACTGCACAGCCCTTAGTAGTGTTAATTTCCCGTTAGCAATGAGCATCGGATTTGAAGCGTTTTCTGGTTGCACCTCCCTTAGTGCCACTAAATTTCCGCAGGTTACAAGCATTGATAGCTATGCATTCCTTGACTGCGTCACACTTAACAACCTGATGCTGGGCGCAACACCGCCGGTAGTCTATGAGACAAATGCCTTTGAGAATTGCCCTGACAACCGCTTCCTTATCCCTATAAATGCAAGTGGCACGCCACTCACCGGCCAGGACCTCACCAACGCATTGGCATCATACAAAAATATAGACGATGGAAATACCAACGATAGCCTCTGGTACGGCTGGATTATCGAACCACCACACCCCATTGTAATCAATCCCTCCAGCTACGGCACTGTAAGCAGCATATACCCCTGTGCCCCTGCTGGTATCACAGTAGCACTTATCGTCACCCCCGATGCGGGCTACATACTGCAGAGCCTCAGATACACAAAGCATAGCGGAGGCGGGGCAATAACCATTGATACAAGTAGCTGCACCTTTACCATGCCCAACGACGGTGTTACAGTAAGCGCCACCTTTGCACCAAATCTGCTGGTTACAGTAAACGACTCAATCTACAAATCCGGCACCTCGCTGGAGAACGCTCTCAGCGGAATTGCATTGAACCAAATTACCTCGCTCACCATTACGGGAGGACCATTCTATCTAAACAACTGGTATTGGCTACAAAATAACCGTAACAACCTTAATGCTCTGACGCACTTTACCATTACGGACGGTGTTGTCAGCATCGCAGATGTGCCAACTGTTGAGGGATGGGAGCACAGATCTATATTTGGCAAACAGATTATAAAGCTATGTGTGGCTAAAGTCACCGGTATTGGTGGCTATGCGTTTCAAGGCTGCTCCGCCCTCAACACCGCCTACTTCCCACAGGTAACAAGCATTGGTGGTAATGCATTCGAAAACTGTATTGCCCTTGCTAACGCCGGCTTCCCGTTGGCAACAAGCATTAGCGGCGGTGCATTTTTCGGCTGTACAACCCTTATCAACCTAATGCTTGGTGCAACACCACCGGAAAACGTTGGAACAAATCCCTTTAATGGTTGCCCGGACACCCGCTACCTTATCCCCGTAAATGCAGACGGCACACCGCTCTCCGGTCAAGACCTCACCAACGCATTGGCATCATACAAAAATGTGGATGATGGCAATACCGGCGATAGTCTCTGGTATGGCTGGAAATTGGGAGAAACGCTATTCCCGGTAGAGATAAATTACATAGGAAGTGGCACGGTGACCGGCAGCTACCGCTATGCCCCCGCCGGTGCCACGGTTAAACTTTCCATTATCCCTGAAGCGGGCAACATGTTGCAAAGCATTAGTTGCGTCAAATTTGGAGGGGACGAAGTGGATATTGATATGAGTAGCTACACCTTTTCCATGCCTGCAGAACGCGTTACTGTGAATGCCATCTTTGCGCCAAATGTGCTACATCTGACTGTAAACGACTCAATCATCAAATCCGGCACCTCACTAGAGAACGCCCTTGACGGAGTTGAACTCGGCGATATTACTTCACTCACCATTATGGGAGGAGCATTCTTTGCAACTGACTGGAATTGGCTAAAGGATAATCGCACCGCTCTCGCTTCTCTTACATACTTTACCATTACAGACGGTGTTACCAGCGTGGCAGATATACCAAATACTCAGTGGGGAACTCCTTACTTCAGCAACCATCTTAAGGAACTGAGCGTGGCTAAAATCGCTAACATTGGTAACTATGCGTTCTCTGGTCGTCCCCTCACCACTGCCAATTTCCCTCAGGTAACAGGCATTGGCGACGGTGCGTTCCGCGATTGTGCCCTTCTCAGCACCACTAACTTCCCGAAGGTCACGAGCATTGGTTGGGGTGGGTTCTACGACTGCACCGCCCTCACCACCATCAGCTTCCCGCAGGTAACAAGCATTGGAGAATATGCGTTTACGCATTGCAACACCATCAAAACCGCCAGTTTCCCGCAGGTTACGAGTATTGGCAACAATGCGTTCTTTTCTTGCAGGCTCCTTGCCAACCTGATGCTGGGTGCAACACCTCCGGTAAGCGTTGGAGCAGATGTTTTTGCGTACTGCCCGACGAATCGCTTCCTTATCCCTGTAGATGAAAGTGGCATACCATTAACCGGCACAAACCTCACCGATGCATTGGCATCATACAAAAATATAGATGATGGTAATACCAACGACAGCCTTTGGTACGGCTGGATTATCGAACCCACACACCCCATTGCAATCAACCCCACCAACAACGGCACGGTGGATGCTCCTCAGTATGCCTCTGCCGGTGCCACGGTAACACTTATCGTCACCCCCGATGCGGGCTACATACTGCAGAACCTTATCTGCACTAAGCAGGGAGGAGAAGAGGTGGATATTGATATGAACAGCTACGCCTTTACCATGCCCAACGAGGGCGTTACTATAAGCGCTACCTTTGTGCCAAACCTGTTGGTTACTGTAAACGGCTCAAACAATAAATCCGGTACTTCGCTGGAGAATGCCCTTAGCGAAGTTACATTGGGCGAAATCACCTCACTTACCATTACTGGAGGGCCATTTTTTGAATCCGACTGGAACTGGCTCAAGAATAAGCGCACTGAACTCAACAATCTCACACACTTCACCATCACAAGCGATCCTGTCAGCGTAGCAGATATTCCCGATACATATAGCAATATCCCCTACTTCGGTGAGCAGATTATAGAGCTAAACGTGGCTAAAATTGCTAATATTGGTAATTTTGCGTTCAGTGGCTGCACCGCCCTTAGTACCGCTAGCTTCCCACAGGTAACAAGCATTAGTTGGAACGCATTCGAAAACTGCACCGCCCTCACCGTCACCAACTTCCCGCAAGTAACGGACATCGGGACAAGTGCATTCTTTGGATGTACCGCCTTTAGCGCCGCCAACTTCTCGCAGATAACAAGCATTGGCAACAGTGCGTTCGCTAACTGCACCGCACTTACCAACCTAATGTTGGGTGCAACACCACCAGTAAACGTTGGGACAAATGCCTTTAGTGGTTGCCCTGACACACGCTTCCTTATTCCCGTGAATACAGACGGCACACCACTTACCGGACAAGAGCTTACCAATGCACTATCGTCATACAAAAATATAGACGATGGCGATACCAACGATAACCTCTGGTACGGTTGGAAGTTGGGAGAAACATTATACCCCATTACAATCAACCCAGCTAGCAACGGCACGGTGAACAGCAGCTACCGCTATGCCCCCGCAGATGCCACGGTAACGCTTACCCCTATCCCAGATGCGGGCTACATACTGCAGAGCCTTATTTGTGTCAAACAGGGAGGGGGTGAGGTGACCATTGACATGAACAACCACAGCTTTACCATGCCCAACGATAGTGTTACCGTAAGCGCCACCTTCGTGCCAAACTTGTTGGTTACTGTAAATGGCTCAAACAATAAATCCGGCAACTCGCTGGAGAACGCCCTTGACGGAATTGCATTGGACCAAATCATCTCGCTCACCATTACTGGAGGGCCATTCATGGCAAACGACTGGAACTGGCTAAAGGATAATCGAGACACCCTTACCGCCCTTACGCACTTCACTATTACCAACGACGCTATTAGCGTGGCAGATATACCAAATGAGTGGGACCCCTACTTCGGCGAGCAGATTATAGAAGTGAGCGTGACTAAAGTCGTTAGCATTGGTAACTATGCATTCTATGGCTGCACCGCCCTCACCACCATCAGCTTCCCGCAGGTAACAAGCATAGGGTTGAACGTATTCCAAAACTGTACTGCCCTTAGCACCGCCAGTTTCCCACAGGCAACAACAATTAGAGCCGGTGCTTTCTATAATTGTACTTCCCTTGGCACCGCCAACTTCCCACAGGTTACAAGCATAGGTAATGTTGCGTTCGCTTTTTGTACCACCCTAATCACCGCCAACTTCCCGCAGGTTACGAACATAGGTGAATATGCGTTCAAAGGCTGCACCATTCTTAGTACTGCCTGCTTCCCGCAGGTTACAAACATAGAAGGTGAAGCATTCCATGGCTGCATCGCCCTTAGCAATCTGATGCTGGGCGCAATACCGCCAAGCGTTGCAAACACAAATGTCTTTAGCGGTTGCCCTGACACCCGCTTCCTTATCCCCGTGAATGCAGACGGCACGCCGCTTACCGGGCAAGAACTTACCAACGCATTAGCATCATACAAAAACACAGACGATGGCGATACCAACGATAACCTCTGGTACGGCTGGAAATTGGGAGAAGCACTATACCACATTACAATCAATCCCGCCAACAACGGCACGGTGAGCAGCAGCTATTCCTACGCTCCCGCCGATGCCACGGTAACGCTCACTCCTACCCCCGATGTGGGCTACATACTGCAGAGCCTTACCTGCACTAAGCAGGGAGGAGGAGAGGTGCCCATTGACATGAATAGCCACACCTTTACCATGCCCAACGATGGTGTTATCATAAACGCCACCTTTGTGCCAAACCTGTTGGTTACTGTAAATGGCTCAAACAATAAATCCGGCACCTCGCTGGAGAACGCCCTTGACGGAGTTGCATTGGACCAAATCATCTCGCTCACCATTACTGGAGGACCATTTTTTGCAAGCGACTGGAACTGGCTAAAAAATAATCGCGACACCCTTACCGCCCTTATACACTTTACTATTACCGACGACGCCAGTAGTTTAGCTGATATTCCTGATACGTATAGCAATAGCCCCTACTTCGGCGAGCAGATTATAGAAGTGAACGTGGATAAAGTCGCTAGCATTGGTGACTATGCGTTCTCTGGTTGTACCACTCTTAGTATCGCCAGATTCCCGCAGGTTACGGGTATTGGTAATAATGCATTTCAAGGATGTGTCACCTTTAGCAATCTGATGCTGGGCGCAACACCACCAAGCGTTGCAGACACAAATGTCTTTAGCGATTGCCCTGACACCCGCTTCCTTATCCCCGTGAATTCAGACGGCACACCGCTTACCGGGCAAGAACTCACCAACGCATTGGCATCATACAAAAATATAAACGATGGCGATACCAACGATAACCTCTGGTACGGCTGGAAATTGGGAGAAACGTTATACACCATTACAATCAACCCCACCAATAACGGCACGGTAAGTAGTAGCTATCGCTATGCCCCAGCTAATACTACGGTAACAATCACTATTAGTCCTAATATCGGTTACCGCCTTAAAGAGGGCAGTCTAAGGGCATACAAAACTGGTGAGGAGTCCACCACTGTTACCATCACCAATTGCGAGTTCACCATGCCCGCCTATGGTATAACAATAGAATGCGAGTTTGAATTAATTCCAATAATAGAGCAATTTACCATTACCTTTGCTACTCCTGAAAATGGTACGCTTAGCGTAAAACAAGGAACAACAGAACTTTCAAGTGGTGCACAAGTAGATAAAGATAGCGAAATCACTATTACTGCCACGCCTAACACAGGCTACAAAATTGATACCCTAACTGTTAACGGTGCTGCGTTTGAAAGTGGTGGAACCCACATAGTTATTGCAGATGTTGAGATTGTAGCAGTGTTTACGGAAGGTACAAGTATAAACACAAATGTGGTAACCACTTTTATACTTTATCCAAACCCAACCAATGGCAAGGTAAACATAGAGGGCTTGCAACAACCAGCTAATATAACTGTTTACAATATCGCTGGCGTTGCTATGCACACCCAACAACTAAACCCTGCAGAAACATTAGATTTAGGTCATCTACCAGGTGGAGTATACATGATTCACGTGAACAACACAACAACACTGCGTGTTGTTAAACAATAA
- the dgt gene encoding dNTP triphosphohydrolase translates to MNLNWETLLNANRFGDNHQTTASDFRSQFQRDYDRLIFSPEFRKLQSKTQVFPLPGEIFVHNRLTHSLEVASVGRSIASLVAEYLANNNLIESRAATEMPTIVATACLAHDMGNPPFGHSGENTLSSFFTDGKGYELKNLFTKTQWADLNRFEGNANVLRLLTHQFYGRRVGGFALTYATLGTIIKYPYSSTAGKTKYGYFDSETDAFNLIVNETGLNINNSVVRHPLVYLVEAADDISYLIMDIEDAHRLGIIDTKTVFNYLLPFLDQHDKIKQKFQQQSATLIDSEKIAYLRSVVINILVNNCYQIFIKNYALIMSGRFEGSLANKLSDNIKPSLDNCKQLGINKIYNDSGVTKLEISGHRILSTLLQCYVEAVIEPQKPYSNLLLSTVPEQYYPTGTLYEKIRLVIDFLSSMTDIQAVKLYRELMGIDIPQRSINN, encoded by the coding sequence ATGAATTTAAATTGGGAAACTCTCTTAAATGCTAATCGTTTTGGTGACAATCATCAAACAACTGCATCTGATTTTCGTTCGCAGTTTCAACGAGACTACGACAGGCTAATTTTCTCGCCCGAATTTCGTAAACTACAAAGTAAAACACAGGTGTTTCCCCTTCCTGGTGAAATTTTCGTACACAATAGATTAACCCACAGTTTAGAAGTTGCCAGCGTGGGTCGTTCTATCGCTAGCTTGGTTGCTGAATATTTGGCTAACAACAATCTTATTGAAAGCCGTGCAGCTACAGAAATGCCAACCATTGTTGCTACTGCTTGTTTGGCACACGACATGGGTAACCCTCCTTTTGGTCATTCAGGAGAAAACACTCTCTCTTCTTTTTTCACCGACGGAAAAGGTTACGAACTTAAAAACCTATTTACAAAAACACAATGGGCTGATTTAAACAGATTTGAAGGAAACGCAAACGTATTGCGTCTGCTAACACATCAGTTCTATGGTCGTCGTGTTGGTGGCTTTGCTCTTACCTATGCCACTCTTGGTACAATAATAAAATACCCCTATTCGTCAACAGCAGGAAAAACAAAATATGGATATTTTGACTCTGAAACCGACGCTTTCAATCTGATTGTCAACGAAACCGGTCTAAACATCAATAACAGTGTTGTTCGACATCCTCTTGTATATTTAGTCGAAGCCGCTGATGATATTTCATATCTTATTATGGATATCGAAGACGCTCATAGACTCGGGATAATTGACACTAAAACTGTTTTTAATTATCTGCTTCCGTTTTTAGACCAACACGACAAGATAAAACAAAAGTTCCAACAGCAATCAGCAACGCTTATTGATTCTGAAAAAATTGCTTACTTGCGAAGTGTGGTAATAAATATTTTGGTTAACAACTGCTATCAAATTTTTATCAAAAACTATGCACTAATTATGAGTGGCAGATTTGAAGGATCGCTTGCCAATAAACTTTCTGACAATATAAAGCCTTCTCTTGACAATTGTAAGCAACTGGGTATTAATAAAATATATAACGATTCTGGAGTAACAAAATTAGAAATATCGGGGCATCGCATTTTATCCACTCTTTTACAGTGCTACGTTGAAGCCGTTATAGAACCTCAAAAACCATATTCTAATTTGTTGTTATCAACAGTTCCTGAACAATATTATCCGACAGGAACTCTATATGAAAAGATAAGGCTTGTAATAGATTTTCTCTCGTCTATGACTGATATTCAGGCGGTTAAACTGTATCGAGAGTTAATGGGTATTGATATACCGCAAAGATCAATTAACAACTAG